Proteins found in one Triticum urartu cultivar G1812 chromosome 4, Tu2.1, whole genome shotgun sequence genomic segment:
- the LOC125552811 gene encoding 2-hydroxy-6-oxononadienedioate/2-hydroxy-6-oxononatrienedioate hydrolase-like translates to MQARAGSAAGAAALAATKQHPAAASSLFALFSLSLLLLRLLLRLRLAAFRDAALTLHLLARLRIRPVTLRLPGPHATTLRVWCPASPSGKPPLLLLHGFGGDAKWTWARNLAALSRSFHLYVPDLVFFGSHSRSASPLRSVAFQARCAADAMRLLGVGRYDVAGISYGGFVAYRMAAVEARESVARVVIMTSGVAATVQEMGELAAREEMAVEEALLPDSAAGLRRLVHRSMHRPPPWLPDFVLHDFIQLMFVDQRKERTELLRELLRSGAGIDPLPALTQKTLVLWGDKDQVFPVDLGYKLHRHLGKKSRLEIIKDAGHALQLEGADKVNSFIKSFFLDERNEPEFGTT, encoded by the exons ATGCAAGCTCGCGCCGGATCGGCGGCCGGCGCCGCCGCGCTCGCCGCCACGAAGCAGCACCCGGCGGCCGCCTCGTCCCTCTTCGCGCTGTTCTCCCTCTCGCTGCTCCTCCTCCGGCTGCTGCTCCGCCTCCGGCTCGCCGCCTTCCGCGACGCCGCGCTCACGCTCCACCTCCTCGCGCGCCTCCGCATCCGGCCCGTCACCCTCCGCCTCCCCGGCCCGCACGCCACCACGCTCCGCGTCTGGTGCCCGGCCTCGCCGTCCGGCAAGCCGCCGCTGCTGCTCCTCCACGGCTTCGGCGGCGACGCCAAGTGGACGTGGGCGCGCAACCTGGCCGCGCTCTCCCGCAGCTTCCACCTCTACGTGCCGGACCTGGTCTTCTTCGGCTCGCACTCCCGCTCCGCCTCGCCGCTCCGGTCCGTGGCCTTCCAGGCCCGCTGCGCCGCGGACGCGATGCGGCTCCTCGGCGTGGGCCGGTACGACGTGGCCGGGATCAGCTACGGGGGGTTCGTGGCGTACCGGATGGCGGCCGTGGAGGCCCGGGAGAGCGTGGCCAGGGTCGTCATCATGACCAGCGGCGTGGCGGCCACGGTGCAGGAGATGGGCGAGCTGGCGGCGCGGGAGGAGATGGCCGTGGAGGAGGCGCTGCTGCCCGACAGCGCCGCCGGGCTGCGCCGGCTCGTGCACCGGTCCATGCATCGCCCCCCGCCCTGGCTGCCGGACTTCGTGCTCCACGATTTCATCCAG CTGATGTTCGTGGACCAGAGAAAGGAGAGAACGGAGCTGCTGCGAGAACTACTCAGGAGCGGAGCCGGCATCGATCCCCTCCCGGCTCTCACTCAG AAAACGCTGGTTCTGTGGGGAGACAAGGACCAGGTGTTCCCCGTCGATCTTGGCTACAAACTGCACAG GCATCTAGGCAAGAAATCGAGGCTAGAGATAATCAAGGACGCAGGGCACGCGCTGCAGTTGGAGGGGGCCGACAAGGTCAACAGTTTCATCAAGTCGTTCTTCCTAGATGAACGGAATGAGCCAGAATTCGGCACAACCTGA
- the LOC125552813 gene encoding 2-hydroxymuconate semialdehyde hydrolase-like, protein MGAGLSLVPLIDYFARREFLAAGLRPHSVTLPYPDGGDGGSSTCTVHYWAPAGEPRLPPLLLIHGFGPRATWQWRCQVGPLSRQFHVIVPDLLGFGGSSWDSPSAPPPSEATQAAALVALLDSVEGLKGKRVAVAGTSYGGFVAYWLARAAGPRRVGPVVIASSDLLKTAADDRAFLKRAGEGWRGAHELLLPAEPAAMRRLMEMAVYRPPPAMMTPDFVLRDFIQKLFMDNREQLTHLFKGITVGTDKFQVTPLSQEVLIVWGEHDQLFPLDKAYAIQRSLDGKARVEIIKKTGHTPQLEDPVRFNNIMLDFLVAADKPADPARTNGSSL, encoded by the exons ATGGGGGCCGGCCTCAGCCTCGTGCCGCTCATCGACTACTTCGCCCGccgcgagttcctcgccgccGGCCTCCGCCCCCACTCCGTCACGCTCCCCTACCccgacggcggcgacggcgggtcCTCGACCTGCACCGTGCACTACTGGGCGCCGGCGGGGGAGCCGCGGCTGCCGCCACTGCtgctcatccacggcttcgggcCTCGGGCCACCTGGCAGTGGCGCTGCCAGGTGGGGCCGTTGTCCCGCCAGTTCCACGTCATCGTCCCGGACCTGCTCGGCTTCGGCGGCAGCTCCTGGGACTCGCCCTCGGCGCCGCCGCCGTCGGAGGCCACGCAGGCCGCGGCGCTCGTGGCGCTGCTGGACTCGGTGGAGGGGCTCAAGGGCAAGCGGGTGGCCGTGGCGGGCACGAGCTACGGCGGGTTCGTGGCCTACTGGCTGGCGCGCGCGGCGGGGCCCCGGAGGGTGGGACCCGTGGTGATCGCGAGCTCCGACCTGCTCAAGACGGCGGCCGACGACCGCGCGTTCCTGAAGAGGGCCGGCGAGGGGTGGCGCGGCGCGCACGAGCTGCTCCTGCCGGCCGAGCCCGCCGCCATGAGGAGGCTGATGGAGATGGCCGTGTACCGCCCGCCGCCGGCCATGATGACGCCGGACTTCGTCCTCCGGGACTTCATCCAG AAACTGTTCATGGACAACAGGGAGCAGCTCACCCATCTTTTCAAGGGGATCACAGTCGGCACCGACAAGTTCCAAGTCACACCATTGTCTCAG GAAGTGTTGATTGTGTGGGGAGAGCACGACCAGTTGTTCCCACTAGACAAGGCCTACGCAATTCAGAG GTCATTGGATGGGAAAGCTAGAGTGGAGATCATCAAGAAAACGGGCCATACTCCACAGCTCGAGGACCCGGTCCGGTTCAACAACATCATGCTCGACTTCTTGGTGGCTGCGGACAAGCCCGCAGATCCTGCTCGCACCAATGGCAGCTCGCTATGA
- the LOC125552815 gene encoding uncharacterized protein LOC125552815 isoform X2 has translation MASPHADPQQQHHASAPPLLLAVLRVPFPGAQRPRALPAPDLAPLARRLDELAAAAAAHPLLRPLFDLRHHLSTFSQSGRQRMVAMRQAACPLAGGEGCFAAVLGGSVAGMVVSNGVNSFLSLYNTVLVIRLVLTWFPNTPPAIVSPLSGPLISLIPTSKMGSQKTVTTTSGACTCNVRQWFAGPVLLF, from the exons ATGGCCTCGCCGCACGCCGACCCGCAGCAGCAGCACCACGCGTCGGCGCCGCCGCTCCTGCTCGCCGTACTCCGCGTCCCGTTCCCGGGGGCCCAGCGCCCGCGCGCGCTCCCCGCCCCGGACCTCGCCCCTCTCGCGCGCCGCCTCGACGAGCTCGCCGCCGCGGCGGCCGCCCACCCGCTCCTGAGGCCGCTCTTcgacctccgccaccacctctcCACCTTCTCCCAG AGCGGGAGGCAGAGGATGGTGGCGATGCGGCAGGCGGCGTGCCCGCTGGCCGGCGGCGAGGGCTGCTTCGCGGCGGTGCTGGGCGGGTCCGTGGCCGGCATGGTGGTGTCCAACGGCGTCAACAGCTTCCTCAGCCTCTACAACACCGTGCTCGTCATCCGGCTCGTGCTCACCTGGTTCCCCAACACGCCGCCCGCCATCGTCTCGCCCCTCAG TGGGCCGCTCATTTCATTGATCCCTACCTCGAAGATGGGTTCGCAAAAGACAGTGACGACGACTTCTGGAGCATGCACATGTAATGTGCGCCAATGGTTTGCTGGACCGGTGCTCCTGTTTTAA
- the LOC125552814 gene encoding 4,5:9,10-diseco-3-hydroxy-5,9,17-trioxoandrosta-1(10),2-diene-4-oate hydrolase-like isoform X1: protein MGFSFLPVMEYLSRRAFHAAGLCPHTVTLPCDPGEGSGTQTIHYWAPAPAGEPRLPPLLLIHGFGPMATWQWRRQVGAFSRRFHVVVPDLLCFGVSAPCPSSPAPSESAQAAALAALLDALPGLPATARVAVAGTSYGGFVAYSLARAAGPARVGPVVISNSDLLKTAEDDRAFLQRAGGEWASAADLLMPLDARTARRLMELSFYRRQVTSMLPDFLIREAVQRLFSDKREEKIELMKAITVGTDEFQLTPLEQDVLLVWGDHDQIFPLDKAFAVKRCLGENVRLEIFKETGHVPQMEDPNRFNEVVLDFLLASQKSPNQHDQ from the exons ATGGGCTTCAGCTTCCTCCCCGTGATGGAGTACCTCTCACGCCGCGCCTTCCACGCCGCCGGCCTCTGCCCCCACACCGTCACCCTCCCCTGCGACCCCGGCGAAGGCAGCGGGACCCAAACGATCCACTACTGGGCTCCGGCGCCGGCGGGGGAGCCGCGCCTGCCGCCGCTCCtcctcatccacggcttcgggcCCATGGCGACCTGGCAGTGGCGCCGCCAGGTGGGCGCCTTCTCCCGCCGCTTCCACGTCGTCGTCCCGGACCTGCTCTGCTTCGGCGTCTCCGCCCCCTGCCCCTCCTCCCCGGCGCCCTCCGAGTCGGCGCAGGCCGCCGCGCTGGCCGCGCTGCTCGACGCGCTCCCGGGTCTCCCGGCGACGGCGCGCGTCGCCGTGGCCGGCACGAGCTACGGCGGGTTCGTGGCCTACTCCCTGGCGCGCGCGGCGGGGCCCGCGAGGGTCGGCCCCGTGGTGATATCCAACTCGGACCTGCTCAAGACGGCCGAGGACGACCGGGCGTTCCTCCAGCGCGCCGGCGGCGAGTGGGCGAGCGCGGCCGACTTGCTCATGCCGCTGGACGCGCGCACGGCGCGGCGGCTCATGGAGCTCTCGTTCTACCGGAGGCAGGTCACCTCCATGCTGCCGGACTTCCTGATCAGAGAGGCCGTGCAG AGACTTTTCAGTGATAAGAGGGAGGAGAAGATCGAGCTGATGAAGGCCATAACTGTAGGGACTGATGAGTTCCAACTTACGCCCTTGGAGCAG GATGTTTTGCTCGTCTGGGGAGACCACGACCAGATATTCCCTTTGGACAAGGCATTTGCTGTCAAGAG GTGCTTGGGAGAGAATGTGAGGTTGGAAATCTTCAAGGAAACCGGGCATGTGCCGCAGATGGAGGACCCGAATCGGTTCAACGAGGTCGTCTTGGACTTCTTACTTGCCTCTCAAAAGTCCCCAAACCAGCATGATCAGTAG
- the LOC125552814 gene encoding 4,5:9,10-diseco-3-hydroxy-5,9,17-trioxoandrosta-1(10),2-diene-4-oate hydrolase-like isoform X2 has translation MGFSFLPVMEYLSRRAFHAAGLCPHTVTLPCDPGEGSGTQTIHYWAPAPAGEPRLPPLLLIHGFGPMATWQWRRQVGAFSRRFHVVVPDLLCFGVSAPCPSSPAPSESAQAAALAALLDALPGLPATARVAVAGTSYGGFVAYSLARAAGPARVGPVVISNSDLLKTAEDDRAFLQRAGGEWASAADLLMPLDARTARRLMELSFYRRQRLFSDKREEKIELMKAITVGTDEFQLTPLEQDVLLVWGDHDQIFPLDKAFAVKRCLGENVRLEIFKETGHVPQMEDPNRFNEVVLDFLLASQKSPNQHDQ, from the exons ATGGGCTTCAGCTTCCTCCCCGTGATGGAGTACCTCTCACGCCGCGCCTTCCACGCCGCCGGCCTCTGCCCCCACACCGTCACCCTCCCCTGCGACCCCGGCGAAGGCAGCGGGACCCAAACGATCCACTACTGGGCTCCGGCGCCGGCGGGGGAGCCGCGCCTGCCGCCGCTCCtcctcatccacggcttcgggcCCATGGCGACCTGGCAGTGGCGCCGCCAGGTGGGCGCCTTCTCCCGCCGCTTCCACGTCGTCGTCCCGGACCTGCTCTGCTTCGGCGTCTCCGCCCCCTGCCCCTCCTCCCCGGCGCCCTCCGAGTCGGCGCAGGCCGCCGCGCTGGCCGCGCTGCTCGACGCGCTCCCGGGTCTCCCGGCGACGGCGCGCGTCGCCGTGGCCGGCACGAGCTACGGCGGGTTCGTGGCCTACTCCCTGGCGCGCGCGGCGGGGCCCGCGAGGGTCGGCCCCGTGGTGATATCCAACTCGGACCTGCTCAAGACGGCCGAGGACGACCGGGCGTTCCTCCAGCGCGCCGGCGGCGAGTGGGCGAGCGCGGCCGACTTGCTCATGCCGCTGGACGCGCGCACGGCGCGGCGGCTCATGGAGCTCTCGTTCTACCGGAGGCAG AGACTTTTCAGTGATAAGAGGGAGGAGAAGATCGAGCTGATGAAGGCCATAACTGTAGGGACTGATGAGTTCCAACTTACGCCCTTGGAGCAG GATGTTTTGCTCGTCTGGGGAGACCACGACCAGATATTCCCTTTGGACAAGGCATTTGCTGTCAAGAG GTGCTTGGGAGAGAATGTGAGGTTGGAAATCTTCAAGGAAACCGGGCATGTGCCGCAGATGGAGGACCCGAATCGGTTCAACGAGGTCGTCTTGGACTTCTTACTTGCCTCTCAAAAGTCCCCAAACCAGCATGATCAGTAG
- the LOC125552815 gene encoding ylmG homolog protein 2, chloroplastic isoform X1: MASPHADPQQQHHASAPPLLLAVLRVPFPGAQRPRALPAPDLAPLARRLDELAAAAAAHPLLRPLFDLRHHLSTFSQSGRQRMVAMRQAACPLAGGEGCFAAVLGGSVAGMVVSNGVNSFLSLYNTVLVIRLVLTWFPNTPPAIVSPLSTVCDPYLNIFRGIIPPLGGLDLSPILAFLVLNALTGTAAALPAELPAQTGSVRPDELTANQRKWMRRFRPGKSQEAEDGAPR, encoded by the exons ATGGCCTCGCCGCACGCCGACCCGCAGCAGCAGCACCACGCGTCGGCGCCGCCGCTCCTGCTCGCCGTACTCCGCGTCCCGTTCCCGGGGGCCCAGCGCCCGCGCGCGCTCCCCGCCCCGGACCTCGCCCCTCTCGCGCGCCGCCTCGACGAGCTCGCCGCCGCGGCGGCCGCCCACCCGCTCCTGAGGCCGCTCTTcgacctccgccaccacctctcCACCTTCTCCCAG AGCGGGAGGCAGAGGATGGTGGCGATGCGGCAGGCGGCGTGCCCGCTGGCCGGCGGCGAGGGCTGCTTCGCGGCGGTGCTGGGCGGGTCCGTGGCCGGCATGGTGGTGTCCAACGGCGTCAACAGCTTCCTCAGCCTCTACAACACCGTGCTCGTCATCCGGCTCGTGCTCACCTGGTTCCCCAACACGCCGCCCGCCATCGTCTCGCCCCTCAG CACGGTGTGTGATCCGTACCTGAACATCTTCCGGGGCATCATCCCGCCGCTGGGCGGGCTGGACCTGTCCCCCATCCTCGCCTTCCTGGTGCTCAACGCCCTCACCGgcaccgccgccgcgctcccGGCCGAGCTCCCTGCCCAAACCGGCTCGGTGCGCCCTGACGAGCTCACCGCCAACCAGAGGAAGTGGATGAGGAGATTCCGCCCGGGGAAATCGCAGGAGGCAGAGGATGGTGCTCCTCGCTAG